One region of Armigeres subalbatus isolate Guangzhou_Male chromosome 3, GZ_Asu_2, whole genome shotgun sequence genomic DNA includes:
- the LOC134227964 gene encoding JNK1/MAPK8-associated membrane protein: MDENNFGSAVFIGESVQKTVEKCPGLYCGRTLLENSSYSECGACMRGFRVDKQYICSPCQNDLSQYDWLYLGFMAILPLIIHWFCIDLNRQNQRKFTKGEMILHASACIEVLLSAFLTILFTDPIWEMRINSCGVRRLSDWYTLFHNPTPNYETTLYCTQEAVYPLQTMIFVFYLFCVTFMMIIRPVLNARALPVCGKMAVYYALYIFPILCLLHAVAGGLIYHLFPYLGIIISVVSNALHFSFKLDQTMKSLLENSVTQMRNVTIILGHWLLLAYGIISIRYGVSYFSLLLVPVPALFYIFTAKYTDPDNFK, translated from the exons ATGGACGAAAACAATTTTGGATCCGCGGTTTTCATCGGTGAAAGTGTGCAGAAAACGGTGGAAAAGTGCCCAGGACTATACTGTGGTCGGACGCTTCTGGAAAACTCATCCTACAGCGAATGTGGTGCTTGTATGCGGGGTTTCCGCGTGGACAAGCAGTACATTTGCTCGCCCTGCCAGAATGACCTAAGCCAGTACGATTGGTTGTATCTGGGCTTCATGGCCATCCTTCCGTTGATCATCCATTGGTTCTGTATTGATCTAAACCGTCAAAATCAGAGAAAGTTCACCAAGGGAGAAATGATCCTGCACGCGAGCGCTTGCATCGAGGTGCTGCTGTCCGCTTTCCTAACCATCCTATTTACGGATCCAATCTGGGAGATGCGGATCAATTCTTGCGGTGTGCGCCGGCTATCCGATTGGTACACACTGTTCCACAATCCAACACCGAACTATGAGACGACGCTATACTGTACACAGGAAGCAGTTTACCCTCTGCAAACGATGATCTTCGTGTTCTACTTATTTTGTGTTACGTTCATGATGATCATCCGGCCGGTGCTAAATGCAAGAGCTCTACCAGTTTGCGGGAAAATGGCAGTATATTACGCATTGTACATTTTCCCCATACTTTGTCTGCTTCATGCTGTGGCAGGAGGATTGATTT ATCATCTATTCCCTTACCTTGGAATCATAATCTCTGTGGTCTCGAATGcacttcatttttccttcaaacTAGACCAGACGATGAAGTCGCTGCTGGAAAACTCCGTCACTCAGATGCGAAATGTCACCATTATCT TGGGCCATTGGTTGTTGCTAGCGTATGGGATCATATCGATTCGCTATGGTGTATCCTACTTTTCCCTGTTACTCGTGCCCGTTCCTGCTTTATTTTACATATTTACTGCTAAGTATACCGATCCAGataattttaaatga